CCTCGACCGCGGTGACGTGCTTGACCAGGCCGCCGAGACTGAGGGCGCTGACGGTCGGGGTCAGCCGGGCCTGCTCGTCGGTGAGCCCCTGCGTCGTCTGCAGGAAGAACCCGCGGTGCCGCTCGAGCAGGGCGACGAGCTCCTCCCGCTCGGCACTGCTGCGGGTGCTGGTGGTCGTGGTCTCGGTCATGGCGGTCCCTCCGGCTCGGTGGTCTGGTGCGTCCTACGCTAGGAGCGATCGCGGCCAGTTCCTGACCGCGATGTCGACGAGGATCAGGGCATGGCGAACACGAGCTCGCGCACCCTGCGGTTGCTGTCCCTGCTGCAGGCCCGGCGCTACTGGCCGGGCCCGGTGCTCGCCGACCGCCTGGAGGTCTCGCCGCGGACCCTGCGGCGCGACGTCGAGCGGCTGCGCGAGCTCGGCTACCCGGTCGACGCCCACCCGGGGGTGGACGGGGGCTACGCGCTCGCACCGGGTGCGGCGCTGCCCCCGCTCGTCGTCGACGACGACGAGGCGATGGCCCTGGCGGTGGCCATCCAGTCGCAGCTGGCCGGGGGTGACGGCGGCGACGCGGCGCTGCGGGCCCTGACCAAGGTCGTGCAGGTGATGCCACGCCGGCTGCGCACCCGGCTGGACGCCGTCCGCGTCTCGACGACCCCGGCCGCCTGGAGCACCGGCACCGGCACCGCCGTCGACCACACGGTCCTCGCGACCCTCGCCCTGGCCTGCCGCGACGGGGAGCGGGTCCGCTTCGACTACCGGGCCGCCGACGGGGCCCCGTCGTCACGGCACGTCGAGCCGTTCCGGCTGGTCCCGCTCGGCCGGCGCTGGTACCTGGTGGCCCACGACCTCGACCGGCACGCGTGGCGCACCCTGCGGATCGACCGGATCACCGACGCCCGGGGCACCGGCGTCCCCTTCGCCGTCCGCACCCCGCCCTTCGACGACGTCGCCGACTACGTGCGCAACCGGGTGCAGGGCACCGCGACGGGCGAGCAGCACCACGTCGAGGTGGTCGTGGAGGCGCCCGCGGAGCCGGTCCGGGCCCGGATCGGGCGCTGGGCGGAGATCCGGCCGCGGACGGACCGGACCTGCACGATGGTCATGGACACCGACGCCCTCGACTGGCCGCTCCACGCGCTCGGCGTGGTCGGGGCCGGGTTCACGGTGCTCAGCCCGCCGGAGCTCGCCGTCCTGGCGCAGGAGTGGGGCGCCCGCTTCGTCCGGGCCGGGGCCGCGGGGACCGGGTCCGGCGACGGCTGAGGGGGCCGTGATGACCGCCTCCGCACCGGCGCCGTCCCGGGCCGATGCGTCGGAGCGCGCTCGGCCGGGTACGACAGGGCTGTGGGCGCACCGAGCGACCCCGGAGACGAGGAGCTCGATGCAGCGGCTGGCGGACCGGTACCTGGCGGCGGTGGTGGACGGGCTCGCCGACGAGGAGCGCGGCCGGGACCTGCTGCCCGCGGTGCTCGCCCGGGCCTGCGTCGCCGTCCTGCCGGTCACCGGTGCCGGCCTCGGGCTGACGGAGGAGCTGCGCGTCCCGCTGGGCGGCAGCGACGACGCCGTCGGTCGCGCCGAGCGGTTGCAGACCACCCTGGGCGAGGGCCCGTGCCTGTCCGCCATCGAGGCGGGGAAGGGTCTGGTCGCGGACGCGGCCACCGTCGCGGCGCGGTGGCCCGCCTACCACCGCGAGCTGGTGCGGCAGACACCGTTCCGGTCGGTCGCCTCGCTGCCGCTGCGCGCGGCCGGGCAGCCGCCGATGGGGGCGCTCGACCTGTACAGCGACGCCGCCCGGATGGACCCGTCGGCCTGCGGGCCCGAGGTGCAGACCGCCATCGCCGACCAGATCAGCGGGCTGCTGCTCGACGCCCCGCTGGTGAGCACCGAGTGGACCGACGAGCCGGTGGCGGCGTGGCTGGCCGGCCCGTCCGTGGCCGACCGGATGGAGGTCTGGAAGGCCGTCGGCATGCTCATGCACAGCCTGGGCGAGACGCAGCGGGAGAGCCTCGCGCTGGTGCGCCGGTACGCGTTGGCGCACCGGAGCACCCTCGACGCGGTCGCCGTCCGGCTCACCGCCCTGGAGCTCGAGCCGTCGGACCTCGTGCCGGCCGGCGGCTCGTGCCCGACGCCACCGCCACCCCTGGACCTCGGCGCACGGCCGCGGTCCGGGGGTGGCGGCCAGGACGGGCTGCCGCCCGGGGTCAGCTCGCTGGACGCGCGGCGGCGCCGAGGGTCCGCGCACCGGAGCTCAGGCCGGCCTTGACGGCCACGTGCGCCGGCAGCGGCTGGGCGACCTCGGCCGTCCGGGACGCGATGCCGGCCCTGAGCCGGAAGCCGGCGTCGACCGGCGTGGTGGCCAGCGGGTTGATGCTGGTCCGCTCCTGCCCCGTGCTGTCCCGGTAGTCGTCCAGCAGGACGAACTGCATCGGCTGCTCCCCCTGCCGCGCCCAGGTCGCCGTCGCGTTCGGCACGCCCAGTGCGGTCTGGGAGAAGACGTTGCCGTTGCTCGTGATCTTGAGCTTGCCGGCGTCGTGCACCAGCGCATAGCTCTCGACGGCCAGCACCGAGGTCGCGTCGTGGCCCGCCGCGAGCACGTTGTTGCCGACCGAGCTGTTCCCGATCACCCACGGCATCGCGAGGTCGGGCTGCGGACGACGCGCGTCGTGGCCGGAGACCTGCAGCTGCTCGATCCGGCGGGAGTCCTGCGTGAAGGCGATGGCGCGGCGGTTGCGGACGATCGTGTTGTTCCAGATGGACACCTTGTCGGTGTTGGCCACCAGGACGCCGTCCGCGGCGTTGTCGGCGATCACGTTGTCCACCACGGTGCCGGTCGAGGAGATCTCGAGGACGATGCCGAAGCGGGTGCTGCCGATGATCTCGTTGTTCACCACGTCGACGTTGAACACCGACTGGTCGGTCCAGAACTGGCTGCCGTGGGTCCGCCGGATCTCGCTGTCCCGGAGGGTGATCCCGCGGGTCTGCGTGATCTTGATCCCGCCGGCGCTGGGAGCCGGGTTGAAGCGCTCGTCGTTGCTGTCCGTCACGGAGACGTCGTCGAGCAGCAGGCCGTCGGCCTGGTTCGCGTGGATGCCCACCTGGCCCGAGCCGTCGACGGTGGTGTTCCGGATCACCGAACCCGGCTTGAACATCCCGATCCCGCCGGTGGCGCTGTCGAGCACCGTCATGTTGTCGAGCGTCATCCGCTCGAAGTAGCTGGTGACCACGCCCTGCTGCCAGACCGAGTCGGCGTAGCGCCGGATGCCGAAGCCGCGCAGCACCGTGCCCGGGGCCCGCAGGGAGAAGGCCGACTGCAGGTCCGAGGAGCGCACCGACCTGCCGGCCGGGTCGCTGCCCAGGTACAGCTTCTTGCTGCCCCGGTCGACGAAGAACGTCCCGGGCACGACCTGCCCCAGGCTGGCCACCTGCTCCAGCTCGACGCCGTCCAGCCAGACCATGTCCGGGTGGGCGGCCATCGGGTGCTCCGGGTCGATCCAGCGCCAGCCGGGCGTGGTGCCGTCGGGCGCGCCCTTGGTGTAGGTCGGGCTGGAGTCGAGCGCGACGTCCCACGGGGCGACGAAGGCGCGGCCGCTGGGCGCGAAGCCGGTGACGGCGCGGGTGCCGTCGAACCAGACGGCCTCACCCGGGTAGGGCTGGATGGTCGCCGCGCGGCCCGGCGCCACCAGCACCGACTCGTGGTAGCTGCCCGCGCGCAGGACGATGGTCTGCCCCGACCAGTTCCGGGTCACGGCCTTGCCGAGGGTCCGGAACGGCTGGTCCTCGGTGCCCGGGTTGGTGTCGCTGCCGGTCGGGGAGACGAAGAGGGCGTCCGACGGCACGGGGTAGCGGGCGCTGCCGACCGGGCCGGCGCCGTGCCGGACCGCGAGCGGGGCGGCCGTGTCGGTGGTGTCCCCCTCGACGTGGGCAGGCGCCAGGTCGGCGGCGACGTCGCTGACCACGAAGGCCTGGGTCGTCAGGTCGACGGTGGGGTTGCCCGCGCCGTTGTAGGCCTGCAGGCCGGTGTGGCCGCGGCCGGTGATGGCGCCCGTCCGGTCGAGCGCGGTGACCTGCCAGCCGGGCTCGGTCGCGCCCTTCACGTACACCTTGGCGCGGGCGATGACCGGGTCGGTGCCGGTGGCGGACAGCTTGACCACCAGCTGCCGGCCCACCGGGACCTGGGAGGCCAGCGTCATCTCCTTCAGCACCGTCTGCCGGCCGGCGCCGTCGGTGCGGTAGAGGTCGACGTGCAGCACCCCGGCGGCGTCGATCCGGGCCCGCGCGGAGTAGGCGGAGCCGTCGGCCTGCCGGCGTGCCTCGATCGAGTACTGGAAGTTCCGGCTGACCGGGACGGTGAACTCGGCCCGCAGGACGGTGTCGCGGACCGAGACGGCGCCCTGGTAGGCCTTGAAGCTGCGGCCGCCCTGGATCTTGCTGACCCGGCCCTCGCTGCCGCCCACCGAGGTGGCGCTGCCGCCCGAGATCCCCGTCCAGGCGCTGCCGGTGTCGGGCTTGCCCCAGCCGGAGGCGACGGAGCGGTCGAAGCCGTCGACGACGAGCTGGGTGTCGGCCCAGGCCGCGCCCGGCAGCACCAGCAGCGGGGCGGCGCCGGCGGCGAGGGCGAGCGCGGCGGTGACGACGACGCGGGCGGCGCGGCGGAAGGGGGCGGGGGTGGCGGTGCGGGGCATGGCGGAGCTCCTGAGGGCGGTGGGGCGTGCGGCAGCCCGGGACGGGCTGGGCGGCCGTCGGTGGCCGGTGGCGTGGGACGCCGGAGGGGACCAGGTGCGGTCGGCGCCGCTAGCGGTGGAGCGGGGGGCGCAGCGGGTGGCGGGAACCGGACCGGGGCGACGACGGTCCGCGGCGGCCTGCGGGGCACGGCCGGGGCGCGGGGGTCATCGGGTCTCCTCGATCGTCGAGCTGGTTCCTGCCCCCGCGGTGATGACTCCATCCTCGCGCGCGAGCAGGGCCGGGCAGCAGGGGAGAAAGCACCCTGCTGCCCGGCCCTTGGTCCCGTGCCGGTGGGACGACCGGTCCGGGTCTTCGGGGCCCGGACGCCCTCGGCGGCGGCTCAGCCCTTGACGGCCCCCGAGGTGAGTCCCTCGACGATCAGCCGGCTCGCCAGGGCGAACATCGCCATGGTCGGGACGATCGTCAGCACCGCCGCCGCGGCCATCGGCCCCCACTCGATGTTGAAGCTGGAGATGAAGCCGTTCAGCGCCGTCGGGATCGTCTTGTTGCTGTCGGAGTTCATCAGCGTGACCGACAGGAACAGCTCGTTCCAGCAGTTGACGAAGTTGAAGATGAAGGCCGCCATGATGCCCGGCGTCAT
The window above is part of the Friedmanniella luteola genome. Proteins encoded here:
- a CDS encoding helix-turn-helix transcriptional regulator; this encodes MANTSSRTLRLLSLLQARRYWPGPVLADRLEVSPRTLRRDVERLRELGYPVDAHPGVDGGYALAPGAALPPLVVDDDEAMALAVAIQSQLAGGDGGDAALRALTKVVQVMPRRLRTRLDAVRVSTTPAAWSTGTGTAVDHTVLATLALACRDGERVRFDYRAADGAPSSRHVEPFRLVPLGRRWYLVAHDLDRHAWRTLRIDRITDARGTGVPFAVRTPPFDDVADYVRNRVQGTATGEQHHVEVVVEAPAEPVRARIGRWAEIRPRTDRTCTMVMDTDALDWPLHALGVVGAGFTVLSPPELAVLAQEWGARFVRAGAAGTGSGDG
- a CDS encoding right-handed parallel beta-helix repeat-containing protein encodes the protein MPRTATPAPFRRAARVVVTAALALAAGAAPLLVLPGAAWADTQLVVDGFDRSVASGWGKPDTGSAWTGISGGSATSVGGSEGRVSKIQGGRSFKAYQGAVSVRDTVLRAEFTVPVSRNFQYSIEARRQADGSAYSARARIDAAGVLHVDLYRTDGAGRQTVLKEMTLASQVPVGRQLVVKLSATGTDPVIARAKVYVKGATEPGWQVTALDRTGAITGRGHTGLQAYNGAGNPTVDLTTQAFVVSDVAADLAPAHVEGDTTDTAAPLAVRHGAGPVGSARYPVPSDALFVSPTGSDTNPGTEDQPFRTLGKAVTRNWSGQTIVLRAGSYHESVLVAPGRAATIQPYPGEAVWFDGTRAVTGFAPSGRAFVAPWDVALDSSPTYTKGAPDGTTPGWRWIDPEHPMAAHPDMVWLDGVELEQVASLGQVVPGTFFVDRGSKKLYLGSDPAGRSVRSSDLQSAFSLRAPGTVLRGFGIRRYADSVWQQGVVTSYFERMTLDNMTVLDSATGGIGMFKPGSVIRNTTVDGSGQVGIHANQADGLLLDDVSVTDSNDERFNPAPSAGGIKITQTRGITLRDSEIRRTHGSQFWTDQSVFNVDVVNNEIIGSTRFGIVLEISSTGTVVDNVIADNAADGVLVANTDKVSIWNNTIVRNRRAIAFTQDSRRIEQLQVSGHDARRPQPDLAMPWVIGNSSVGNNVLAAGHDATSVLAVESYALVHDAGKLKITSNGNVFSQTALGVPNATATWARQGEQPMQFVLLDDYRDSTGQERTSINPLATTPVDAGFRLRAGIASRTAEVAQPLPAHVAVKAGLSSGARTLGAAARPAS
- a CDS encoding GAF and ANTAR domain-containing protein, whose amino-acid sequence is MQRLADRYLAAVVDGLADEERGRDLLPAVLARACVAVLPVTGAGLGLTEELRVPLGGSDDAVGRAERLQTTLGEGPCLSAIEAGKGLVADAATVAARWPAYHRELVRQTPFRSVASLPLRAAGQPPMGALDLYSDAARMDPSACGPEVQTAIADQISGLLLDAPLVSTEWTDEPVAAWLAGPSVADRMEVWKAVGMLMHSLGETQRESLALVRRYALAHRSTLDAVAVRLTALELEPSDLVPAGGSCPTPPPPLDLGARPRSGGGGQDGLPPGVSSLDARRRRGSAHRSSGRP